A portion of the Rhodococcus pseudokoreensis genome contains these proteins:
- a CDS encoding UPF0158 family protein: MARTWLSVTVELLGGRGEELWPWPGRVFAVGPSHTFVDLANAVNDAFARWDRSHLSMFTLADGRVVTDAETGAEMAGSRGGPITEPVDIETAKVARLLVPGAEFQFTFDLGDDWTHRCVVGDDKVDPIEVLGIAPKKPLPYWGWGSIPDQYGRRWADDDGQSRAPSRPAHPHPMMLHAWPGLDQVAPLDLSELRGAIATADAARFLAAVRGRDVDDALQQVGAGIPMALEQRREQAESVALSVVNRLTWRAGAGDEVLAEDLLACLRGEPLAGRVVPVDLEMLGSELEGDPAMSTGGYVDLRTGEVYDDCLTDPAMVGEDAAVDVEEEPDRWLRFDYTGSRDGWRDMAAFAERHHDAALRDRLLRAIEGKGAFHRFRDIVHQESLVEQWFTFSTDRQLGRAREFLASQGVRVG, translated from the coding sequence ATGGCACGAACGTGGTTGTCGGTGACAGTGGAACTGCTCGGCGGGCGCGGCGAGGAACTGTGGCCGTGGCCCGGCCGGGTTTTCGCGGTCGGGCCGTCGCACACCTTCGTGGACCTCGCGAATGCCGTCAACGACGCCTTCGCCCGCTGGGACAGGTCTCATCTGTCGATGTTCACCCTCGCCGATGGACGAGTGGTCACCGACGCGGAGACGGGGGCCGAGATGGCCGGGTCGCGCGGAGGGCCCATCACGGAGCCGGTGGACATCGAGACGGCCAAGGTCGCTCGGCTCCTGGTGCCCGGAGCGGAGTTCCAGTTCACGTTCGACCTGGGCGATGACTGGACCCACCGTTGTGTGGTCGGCGACGACAAGGTCGACCCCATCGAAGTTCTGGGAATCGCGCCGAAAAAGCCCCTGCCTTACTGGGGCTGGGGAAGCATCCCCGATCAGTACGGGCGCCGGTGGGCCGACGACGACGGGCAGAGCCGGGCGCCGAGCAGACCCGCCCATCCGCATCCGATGATGTTGCACGCGTGGCCCGGACTCGACCAGGTCGCCCCGCTCGACCTGTCCGAGTTGCGCGGAGCCATCGCGACAGCAGATGCAGCCCGCTTCCTCGCCGCGGTGCGGGGACGCGACGTCGACGACGCGCTGCAACAGGTGGGGGCCGGCATACCGATGGCACTGGAACAGCGACGGGAGCAGGCCGAGTCGGTGGCGCTGTCGGTCGTCAACCGGCTGACGTGGCGCGCCGGTGCCGGTGACGAGGTGCTGGCCGAAGACCTGCTCGCGTGTTTGCGCGGCGAGCCGCTCGCGGGGCGGGTGGTGCCGGTCGACCTCGAGATGCTCGGTTCCGAACTGGAGGGGGATCCGGCTATGTCGACCGGCGGCTACGTCGACCTGCGCACCGGGGAGGTGTACGACGACTGCCTCACCGACCCGGCAATGGTCGGGGAGGACGCCGCCGTCGACGTGGAGGAAGAGCCCGACCGTTGGCTCCGGTTCGACTACACCGGCTCCCGGGACGGCTGGCGCGACATGGCGGCCTTCGCCGAGCGGCATCACGATGCGGCATTGCGGGATCGGCTGTTGCGGGCGATCGAGGGCAAGGGCGCATTTCACCGGTTCCGCGACATCGTCCACCAGGAGAGCCTCGTCGAACAGTGGTTCACCTTCTCGACCGACCGCCAACTGGGTCGTGCCCGCGAGTTCCTCGCCAGCCAGGGTGTCCGCGTTGGCTGA
- a CDS encoding dihydrofolate reductase family protein yields MPRTRIHNMNISLDGYAAGEHVTFDAPIGGAERLFGSFDGRVIHGVDRVDDPITLDRAVTSLWGQGIGAEIMGRRKFGPQTGEWPDDGWRGWWGDEPPFRTPVFVLSHHPHPSIDFPNGTSFHFVDASPHEVLRLAQDAADGQDVRIGGGPSIVRQFLAADLIDFMHLVIVPITLGRGVSLWEGLDGIEDRFTIETVASPSGLTHQFWNKNGHD; encoded by the coding sequence GTGCCCCGCACCCGGATCCACAACATGAACATCTCTCTCGACGGCTACGCCGCAGGCGAGCACGTGACGTTCGACGCTCCGATCGGCGGTGCCGAACGGCTGTTCGGCTCGTTCGACGGACGCGTCATCCACGGCGTCGACCGGGTTGACGACCCGATCACCCTGGACCGCGCCGTGACCAGCCTGTGGGGTCAAGGCATCGGCGCGGAGATCATGGGCCGTCGCAAGTTCGGGCCCCAGACCGGCGAATGGCCCGACGACGGGTGGCGAGGCTGGTGGGGCGACGAACCGCCATTTCGCACACCGGTGTTCGTCCTGAGCCACCACCCGCACCCCAGCATCGACTTCCCGAACGGAACCAGCTTCCACTTCGTCGATGCGTCACCCCACGAGGTGCTGCGCCTGGCCCAGGACGCTGCCGACGGTCAGGACGTCCGGATAGGCGGAGGCCCCTCGATCGTGCGGCAGTTTCTGGCAGCCGACCTGATCGACTTCATGCACCTCGTGATCGTGCCCATCACCCTCGGGCGTGGCGTATCCCTCTGGGAAGGCTTGGACGGCATCGAAGACCGCTTCACCATCGAGACCGTCGCCTCCCCCAGCGGGCTCACCCATCAGTTCTGGAACAAGAACGGTCACGACTGA
- a CDS encoding cation diffusion facilitator family transporter, whose translation MTSRPDRGPRRAGDAAGGDSVRTVVIAFGANFGVAIAKSVAAMVTGSASMVAESAHSWADTGNQVFLLIAHRRSTRAADAARPLGYGREAYVWSLLAAVGLFVAGGSVSVWHGVTELLGASSVGEDYLVAYVVLAIAFVLEGASLLRAIKQLRAEADSHDRDLFDYALETSDPTVRAVFAEDSAAIIGIVIAAAGIGLHQLTGAAVWDASGSVLVGVLLGAVAVVLIDRNRRFLTGEPGSAELREAAIARIEALPEVATVRFVRLEYLGPRQLFIVASVDLVGDKAESHVARTLRKLEGELERHPQIVDAVLTVADPDPSDIDGDSRTGEER comes from the coding sequence GTGACGAGCCGACCCGATCGTGGTCCGCGGCGCGCCGGGGATGCGGCGGGCGGCGACAGTGTGCGCACTGTGGTCATTGCGTTCGGCGCCAATTTCGGAGTGGCGATCGCGAAGTCGGTGGCGGCGATGGTGACCGGGTCCGCCTCGATGGTCGCTGAATCCGCCCACTCCTGGGCGGACACCGGTAATCAGGTGTTTCTCCTCATCGCCCATCGTCGGAGTACCCGGGCGGCCGACGCGGCCCGACCGCTCGGGTACGGGCGTGAGGCGTATGTGTGGTCACTGCTGGCCGCCGTGGGACTGTTCGTCGCGGGTGGCTCGGTATCGGTGTGGCACGGGGTGACCGAGCTGCTCGGCGCGTCGAGTGTCGGTGAGGACTATCTGGTCGCGTACGTCGTGCTGGCGATTGCCTTCGTTCTGGAGGGCGCGTCGCTGCTGCGGGCGATCAAACAGTTGCGTGCCGAAGCCGACAGCCACGATCGCGACCTGTTCGACTACGCCCTCGAGACGTCCGACCCGACGGTGCGTGCGGTCTTCGCCGAGGACAGCGCCGCGATCATCGGCATCGTCATCGCCGCCGCCGGTATCGGGCTCCACCAGCTCACCGGGGCCGCCGTCTGGGATGCGAGCGGGTCGGTCCTCGTCGGTGTGCTGCTCGGCGCGGTCGCGGTCGTCCTCATCGACCGCAACCGCCGATTCCTCACCGGTGAACCGGGTTCCGCGGAACTTCGGGAGGCGGCAATCGCTCGGATCGAAGCGCTCCCGGAGGTGGCGACGGTGCGGTTCGTACGCCTCGAATACCTCGGGCCGAGGCAGCTCTTTATCGTCGCGAGTGTCGATCTCGTCGGTGACAAGGCGGAATCGCACGTCGCACGGACCTTGCGGAAGCTCGAAGGTGAACTCGAACGCCACCCGCAGATCGTGGATGCGGTACTCACCGTTGCGGACCCGGACCCGTCGGACATCGATGGTGACTCCCGGACCGGTGAGGAGAGGTAG
- a CDS encoding ferritin-like domain-containing protein: MSTSDTMTLLAQLRTVLDLTHTEIQLAETRTVQARTEAVRRELSENADNGRARAEAIEAAIRELGGVPELIGPFLGRAGAAVKAVVEQAQPFDEALLGDLALEHQLLDRARYIKALAVAAQKKDVENLAFRLIAAHSATVDWLTTVLAEEALGGPAALRRTPLQAAAGTAVRLVNAPVAWSARGLDRALDTVRATPPALSELLSRGAHAGDVAVTTLAASRDAALETAEQVTRREGADGVADVLHSARTAAGVLEPGELPVDGYDTLNVSETVAAVKELTEPADVRAIVAYEEAHKNRQGVVSAAQARLAAIAQEVAGLS, translated from the coding sequence ATGAGCACATCTGACACGATGACCTTGCTGGCGCAGTTGCGTACAGTCCTCGACCTGACCCACACCGAGATCCAGCTCGCCGAAACCCGCACCGTCCAGGCCCGGACCGAGGCCGTGCGCCGGGAGCTGTCCGAGAACGCCGACAACGGCCGCGCCCGCGCCGAAGCCATCGAGGCCGCCATCCGCGAACTCGGCGGCGTTCCGGAACTGATCGGCCCATTTCTCGGGCGCGCCGGCGCTGCTGTGAAGGCGGTGGTCGAGCAGGCCCAACCGTTCGACGAGGCCCTGCTCGGCGATCTCGCGCTCGAGCACCAACTCCTCGACCGTGCCCGCTACATCAAGGCACTCGCTGTCGCGGCGCAGAAGAAGGACGTCGAGAACTTGGCGTTCCGGCTGATCGCCGCCCATTCGGCGACCGTGGATTGGCTGACCACCGTCCTCGCCGAGGAGGCCTTGGGCGGACCTGCGGCGCTCCGCCGCACCCCACTGCAGGCGGCCGCGGGAACGGCGGTGCGGCTGGTCAACGCACCGGTCGCCTGGTCGGCCCGCGGCTTGGACCGGGCCCTCGACACCGTCCGCGCAACCCCACCGGCGCTCAGCGAGTTACTGAGCAGGGGCGCGCACGCCGGCGACGTCGCTGTCACCACGCTGGCCGCATCCCGCGACGCCGCCCTCGAGACCGCGGAGCAGGTCACCCGCCGCGAGGGGGCCGACGGGGTCGCGGACGTTCTGCATTCTGCCCGCACCGCGGCGGGGGTCCTCGAACCCGGTGAACTGCCCGTCGACGGTTACGACACCCTGAACGTCTCGGAGACGGTCGCCGCGGTCAAGGAGCTGACCGAGCCGGCGGATGTGCGCGCCATCGTGGCGTACGAGGAAGCGCACAAGAACCGGCAGGGTGTCGTCTCGGCCGCACAGGCTCGCCTGGCCGCGATCGCTCAGGAAGTTGCCGGCCTCAGCTGA
- a CDS encoding cation:proton antiporter, which produces MNTDVVYLFAGVALLLAATVPRIMRNRAVSAPLMVLAVGAVVGVFLGNADLVSPVAHPAVAEHVSEACVIVALMGVGLAIDRPLGVRTWNSTWRLLGIAMPLGIAAVAVLGWWAAALTPAAALLLGAVLAPTDPVLASDVQVEGPSSGEGSDREDDEVRFALTSEAGLNDALAFPFVYLALFLITKGPAGDWIAHWFLWELVGKTLLGAAIGAVAGYVLGRAVFHFPIPHARLAESGEPIVALAATFAVYGLTELVGGYGFLAVFACAVALRRIERAHSYHAEMHRVMEQLEHVLTLAVLLLLGVALTSGLLDDLTWGGVLVAVALVVVIRPVVGWLALLGCREMTVQERGVTAFFGIRGVGSVFYLAFAAAVAGIDQESVLWSTAAFAVVLSVVVHGVTATTVMRVLDRRRGGTRNG; this is translated from the coding sequence GTGAATACCGACGTCGTCTACCTGTTCGCCGGTGTGGCGCTGCTGCTCGCGGCGACCGTTCCGCGCATCATGCGCAACCGTGCCGTGTCGGCACCACTAATGGTGCTCGCGGTCGGAGCCGTGGTCGGGGTGTTCCTCGGCAACGCCGATCTGGTGTCGCCGGTGGCGCATCCCGCGGTGGCCGAGCACGTGAGCGAGGCGTGTGTCATCGTCGCGCTGATGGGTGTCGGCCTGGCGATCGACCGGCCGCTCGGCGTGCGGACGTGGAATTCGACGTGGCGGCTGCTGGGCATCGCGATGCCGCTCGGAATCGCCGCGGTCGCCGTGCTCGGCTGGTGGGCGGCGGCGCTCACACCGGCGGCGGCGCTGCTGCTCGGTGCCGTGCTCGCCCCGACGGATCCGGTGCTGGCCTCCGACGTCCAGGTGGAGGGACCGTCGTCGGGGGAGGGTTCGGACCGTGAGGACGACGAGGTGCGGTTCGCCCTGACGTCGGAGGCGGGACTCAACGACGCTCTCGCGTTTCCGTTCGTCTATCTGGCATTGTTCCTGATCACGAAGGGTCCGGCCGGGGACTGGATCGCGCACTGGTTCCTGTGGGAGTTGGTCGGCAAGACCCTGCTGGGCGCGGCGATCGGCGCGGTCGCCGGGTACGTGCTCGGGCGGGCAGTGTTCCATTTCCCGATTCCGCATGCGCGGCTGGCCGAGAGTGGTGAACCGATCGTCGCGCTGGCCGCCACGTTCGCCGTGTACGGGCTCACCGAACTCGTCGGTGGGTACGGCTTTCTCGCCGTGTTCGCGTGTGCGGTCGCGCTCCGCCGGATCGAGCGGGCGCATTCGTATCACGCCGAGATGCATCGTGTGATGGAACAACTCGAGCACGTCCTGACCCTCGCGGTGCTGCTGTTGCTGGGCGTCGCCCTCACGTCGGGCCTGCTGGACGATCTGACCTGGGGTGGGGTCCTCGTCGCGGTGGCGCTCGTGGTCGTGATCCGTCCGGTCGTCGGGTGGCTGGCGTTGCTCGGTTGCCGAGAGATGACGGTCCAGGAACGGGGAGTGACCGCGTTCTTCGGTATCCGCGGCGTCGGCTCGGTCTTCTATCTCGCATTCGCCGCCGCGGTCGCGGGCATCGACCAGGAAAGCGTGTTGTGGTCGACCGCGGCATTCGCCGTGGTGCTGTCAGTGGTCGTCCACGGTGTCACCGCCACGACCGTCATGCGGGTGCTCGACCGCCGGCGGGGCGGCACCCGAAACGGTTGA
- a CDS encoding MFS transporter, translating into MDQPPHARTASFLVDDAPLLPFHKRLALHAGGGPFLDGYVLSIIGIATVQITPQWGLSSAQQGLIAASATIGIFLGSLLGGRLTDRFGRRRLYAFDLTAVAVFSVAQFWVEGFWWLFLLRVLIGVAIGADYPVAASLLTEFTPKKYRGPFIGSLTVMWFLGAASAYLVGDLVSGLGDQGWRWVLASAAVPAALAVLARAGTPESPRWLAGKGRVAEAEAIVTKVFGPHAALEIESGRSAGAIGPLRKSGYLGRIAFVTTFWTASVVPLFAVYAFGPRILAGLGLDGRVANMGSAAITILLLVSCVIALTAINKLGRRTLLIHSFAWSGLTLLLLGLFPGSPVPVILCLFATYAIFTGGAQVLQLVYPNELFPTEIRGSAVGLASSLSRVGGAIGTYMVPIALDRWGIGPTMLGAAAIAVIGLAVSAAWAPETRGKSLADSTRL; encoded by the coding sequence ATGGACCAGCCACCTCACGCCCGGACAGCGTCTTTCCTCGTCGACGACGCCCCGTTGCTGCCCTTCCACAAACGGCTCGCGCTCCACGCCGGCGGGGGACCCTTCCTCGACGGGTACGTGCTGAGCATCATCGGCATTGCCACGGTGCAGATCACGCCGCAGTGGGGTCTGAGTTCGGCGCAGCAGGGCCTCATTGCCGCCTCGGCGACGATCGGCATCTTCCTCGGATCGCTCCTCGGCGGTCGGCTCACCGACCGCTTCGGCCGCCGTCGTCTCTACGCGTTCGATCTGACCGCCGTCGCCGTCTTCTCGGTCGCGCAGTTCTGGGTCGAGGGCTTCTGGTGGTTGTTCCTGCTCCGGGTTCTGATCGGCGTGGCGATCGGGGCGGACTACCCCGTGGCCGCCTCACTACTGACCGAGTTCACCCCGAAAAAATATCGGGGCCCGTTCATCGGTTCCCTCACCGTGATGTGGTTCCTCGGTGCCGCGTCCGCGTATCTGGTCGGGGACCTCGTCAGCGGCCTCGGTGATCAGGGGTGGCGGTGGGTGCTGGCCAGCGCCGCGGTACCGGCAGCCCTGGCCGTGCTCGCCCGCGCCGGAACACCGGAGTCACCGCGCTGGCTCGCCGGCAAGGGACGCGTCGCCGAGGCCGAGGCGATCGTCACGAAAGTCTTCGGCCCCCACGCCGCACTCGAGATCGAGTCCGGGCGCTCCGCCGGGGCAATCGGCCCGCTCCGGAAGTCGGGCTACCTCGGACGGATCGCCTTCGTCACCACCTTCTGGACGGCGTCGGTGGTGCCGCTGTTCGCGGTGTACGCCTTCGGGCCGAGGATCCTCGCCGGTCTCGGCCTCGACGGGCGGGTCGCGAACATGGGGTCGGCTGCCATCACGATCCTGCTCCTGGTCAGCTGCGTCATCGCGCTCACCGCCATCAACAAGCTGGGTCGCCGCACCCTGCTGATCCACAGCTTCGCGTGGTCCGGCCTGACGCTGCTGCTGTTGGGATTGTTCCCGGGCAGTCCGGTACCCGTCATCCTGTGCCTGTTCGCGACGTACGCGATATTCACCGGAGGCGCCCAGGTTCTTCAGCTCGTGTACCCCAACGAACTCTTCCCCACCGAAATCAGGGGCAGTGCCGTGGGATTGGCCTCGTCACTGAGCCGGGTCGGTGGGGCGATCGGTACCTACATGGTCCCGATCGCCCTGGACCGCTGGGGCATCGGCCCGACCATGCTCGGCGCCGCCGCGATCGCCGTGATCGGCCTCGCGGTCAGTGCCGCCTGGGCGCCCGAGACCCGCGGTAAGTCCCTCGCCGACTCCACGCGACTCTGA
- a CDS encoding GntR family transcriptional regulator → MPLSEAERRALERLVSAPTTPQALALRARIVLASSEESISTVARSLGVSRNTALKWRTRFDTDGLPGLADLPRPGRPIAAGDDVHRAILRMPLQRPPDRGWTTRTIADALGTNQAAVSRVRHQWFADRPDLVSRAVLDSSNSMVLAAVLIDPRVRVLVFHPPATPAARPRSRQSSALPESVRVLLSARFAFPRDTPASGNDISPTLLTALGEVDSAVPPDRPITVLADRPSPPRVHRWLDRHPRFGVYEVGPDSWLAQLNSITAVLDPRQTPGLLELAHEVRRWAEQPTTPFFWVRASPTRASRRSATDDDQPRSPSPRLASAVVDALRESLATGAFRPGQRIAEQPLATRLGVSRGPIRDALKILAEDGLIELEPHRGAYVPLPTPRDVYDTYTARGPLGALLLRRVATNGSSRLTAAKDALDDLVRHAEMHDVAGTGDADIRWQDALAAAADMPRIEKMFVRLSLQLRMFVSILGLEYAYSVDEIVADDTAIMRALEAQDPEEVTRLWRRKIDNAVTYMVGQLGHLD, encoded by the coding sequence GTGCCACTGTCCGAGGCGGAACGACGCGCCCTCGAGCGCCTGGTGTCGGCGCCGACCACGCCTCAGGCGTTGGCCCTGCGCGCCCGCATCGTTCTCGCGAGTTCCGAGGAGTCGATTTCCACTGTTGCTCGCTCCCTTGGGGTCTCGCGCAACACGGCGCTGAAATGGCGGACCCGATTCGACACGGACGGCCTCCCGGGGCTCGCGGACCTGCCGCGGCCGGGTCGTCCGATCGCCGCAGGGGACGACGTGCACCGTGCGATTTTGCGTATGCCGCTGCAGCGACCACCGGACCGGGGGTGGACGACACGCACGATCGCCGACGCACTCGGCACCAATCAGGCGGCGGTGAGCCGGGTTCGGCACCAGTGGTTCGCAGATCGGCCCGACCTCGTCTCACGTGCGGTCCTGGACTCGTCGAACTCGATGGTGCTCGCGGCCGTCCTCATCGATCCCCGTGTGCGGGTTCTCGTCTTCCACCCGCCGGCGACGCCCGCCGCACGACCGCGCAGCAGACAGTCGAGTGCGCTCCCCGAATCCGTCCGCGTCCTCTTATCGGCTCGTTTCGCCTTCCCTCGCGACACCCCGGCCTCCGGGAACGACATCTCCCCCACGCTGTTGACCGCGTTGGGTGAGGTCGATTCCGCGGTGCCGCCGGATCGGCCGATCACCGTGCTCGCCGATCGTCCGTCACCGCCCCGGGTGCACCGTTGGCTCGACCGGCATCCCCGCTTCGGTGTGTACGAAGTCGGCCCCGACTCGTGGCTCGCGCAACTGAACTCGATCACCGCTGTCCTCGACCCTCGGCAGACGCCCGGACTGCTCGAACTCGCACACGAGGTGCGGCGGTGGGCGGAACAACCGACCACACCATTCTTCTGGGTCCGCGCCTCACCCACCCGCGCTTCTCGCCGATCCGCAACCGACGACGACCAGCCGCGTTCCCCCTCACCGAGATTGGCATCGGCAGTGGTCGACGCGCTCCGTGAGTCGCTCGCCACCGGCGCGTTCCGGCCGGGGCAGCGCATCGCCGAACAGCCTCTCGCCACCCGGCTCGGTGTCTCCCGCGGTCCGATCCGGGACGCCCTGAAGATCCTCGCCGAGGACGGACTGATCGAACTCGAGCCGCACCGCGGGGCGTACGTGCCACTCCCCACCCCGCGCGACGTCTACGACACCTATACCGCCCGAGGCCCCCTCGGAGCCCTGCTGCTCCGCCGCGTCGCCACGAACGGATCATCCCGTCTGACCGCGGCGAAAGACGCGCTCGACGACCTCGTCCGGCACGCGGAAATGCACGACGTTGCCGGCACCGGCGACGCCGACATACGGTGGCAGGACGCCCTCGCCGCCGCGGCCGACATGCCGAGGATCGAGAAGATGTTCGTCCGCCTGTCGCTGCAGTTGCGGATGTTCGTCTCGATTCTCGGTCTCGAATACGCGTACTCGGTCGACGAGATCGTCGCCGACGACACCGCGATAATGCGGGCTCTCGAGGCCCAGGATCCCGAAGAAGTGACGCGGCTCTGGCGCCGCAAGATCGACAACGCCGTGACCTACATGGTCGGGCAACTCGGCCATCTCGACTGA
- a CDS encoding zinc-dependent alcohol dehydrogenase family protein: MRTMRSVVADMLGEPSAVLHLQTRPIPEPGPGEVRIRVAAVPVHASDLHTIRGRYGFTPEFPTVPGIESVGVIDELGSGADGLTVGQRVITIGVTGTWQEYVVAEAERVLPVPAGMSNSTAAQLLANPLTAVILTGDELDVRPGEWLLQTAAGSTVGQSVIQLGAHVGFKTLNVVRRRSAVEDILALGGTAVICTEDEDVRERIADIAGRDGVSKAIDCVSGQLGADISRALAPHGELIVYGALSTHRQTDADKLTIPLFARSLIYETKTVRGFWLFRWLTETPKDRMAAAIDRTLQLADSGVLRVPEGQTIPVEKFGEAVYLAEAPAHGGKPLLVFE; this comes from the coding sequence ATGAGGACCATGCGGTCGGTCGTTGCCGACATGCTGGGCGAACCGTCCGCGGTTCTGCACCTGCAGACCCGCCCGATTCCGGAGCCGGGTCCCGGAGAGGTCCGGATCAGGGTGGCAGCGGTACCTGTCCATGCCAGCGATCTCCACACCATCCGCGGCCGATACGGATTCACCCCGGAGTTCCCCACCGTGCCCGGAATCGAATCCGTCGGTGTGATCGACGAACTCGGTAGCGGTGCAGACGGTCTGACCGTCGGGCAACGCGTCATCACGATCGGAGTCACGGGCACGTGGCAGGAGTATGTCGTTGCCGAAGCCGAGCGGGTCTTGCCTGTTCCCGCCGGCATGAGCAATTCCACTGCCGCCCAGCTTCTCGCCAACCCGCTCACCGCCGTGATCTTGACCGGTGACGAACTCGATGTTCGACCGGGTGAATGGCTCCTGCAGACGGCGGCCGGTTCAACCGTGGGCCAGTCGGTCATCCAACTCGGAGCGCACGTCGGCTTCAAGACCCTCAACGTGGTCCGCCGTCGATCCGCAGTCGAGGACATCCTCGCGTTGGGCGGCACCGCCGTGATCTGCACGGAGGACGAGGACGTACGCGAACGGATTGCCGACATAGCGGGCCGCGACGGCGTGTCCAAGGCGATCGACTGCGTCAGCGGTCAGCTAGGCGCAGACATCTCGCGTGCGCTGGCACCGCACGGTGAGCTGATCGTCTACGGTGCGCTGTCCACGCACCGCCAAACCGATGCCGACAAACTCACCATCCCGCTCTTCGCGCGCTCACTGATCTATGAAACCAAGACCGTTCGGGGGTTCTGGCTGTTCCGCTGGTTGACCGAGACCCCGAAGGATCGGATGGCCGCAGCGATCGACCGGACACTTCAGCTCGCCGACAGTGGCGTGCTGCGCGTGCCGGAGGGTCAGACGATTCCCGTCGAAAAGTTCGGCGAAGCCGTCTATTTGGCCGAAGCTCCCGCGCATGGGGGCAAACCGCTACTGGTATTCGAATAA
- a CDS encoding acyl-CoA-binding protein, which translates to MPELDQAFADAQENVNKLTSRPDNDQLLQLYALFKQGSKGDVEGKRPGRLDMVKRAKYDAWAKLAGTSSADAKQGYVDLVARLTQG; encoded by the coding sequence ATGCCGGAGTTAGATCAGGCGTTTGCCGATGCACAGGAGAACGTCAACAAGCTCACTTCGCGGCCGGACAACGATCAGCTGCTGCAGCTGTACGCGCTGTTCAAGCAGGGGTCGAAGGGTGACGTCGAGGGCAAGCGGCCCGGTCGGCTGGACATGGTCAAACGCGCCAAGTACGACGCCTGGGCCAAGCTGGCGGGTACGAGTAGCGCCGACGCCAAGCAGGGCTACGTCGACCTGGTAGCCCGGCTCACGCAGGGCTAG
- a CDS encoding alpha/beta fold hydrolase, producing the protein MSIESNAQALVQRRTTVSADDGVSLAVREYGPTDAPVTIVLLHGHCLSSESWSLVREELTRQHTDARIVSYDHRGHGDSDVAPASTYTVEQLSRDLHAVLDAVAPTGPVVLVGHSMGGMTALTYARQHPHEIGTRIVGIGLIATAASGLADAGFGRLLRAPVLSWIQQAVRLAPTSMEQVKRLGSKVFAPVIRGAEFGDRKVSPRALALALAMHDETPIVTMTSFLDSFTTYDESGMLPALSAIPTLVLCGSADLMTPPTHSVSIAAQVEDVDFVCVDGAGHSVILEQPTAVADAIARLVTRIGGSETAEDANLVLTA; encoded by the coding sequence ATGTCGATCGAGAGCAATGCCCAAGCCCTGGTCCAACGTAGAACCACAGTCTCGGCTGACGACGGTGTGTCGCTTGCGGTTCGCGAGTACGGCCCCACCGACGCCCCCGTGACGATCGTCCTTCTGCACGGTCATTGCCTGAGTTCCGAATCGTGGAGCTTGGTGCGGGAGGAGCTGACGCGACAGCACACCGACGCCAGGATCGTCAGCTACGACCACCGCGGCCACGGCGATTCCGACGTGGCGCCCGCTTCGACTTACACCGTCGAGCAGTTAAGCCGCGACCTCCACGCGGTGCTCGACGCCGTCGCCCCCACCGGTCCGGTCGTCCTGGTCGGACACTCCATGGGTGGGATGACTGCGCTGACCTACGCCCGCCAGCATCCGCACGAGATCGGCACCCGCATCGTCGGGATCGGCTTGATCGCAACCGCAGCGAGTGGTCTGGCCGACGCGGGATTCGGCCGACTGCTGCGCGCCCCGGTCCTGTCCTGGATCCAGCAGGCCGTACGCCTGGCACCGACATCCATGGAGCAGGTGAAGCGACTCGGGAGCAAGGTATTCGCACCGGTCATCCGCGGGGCCGAATTCGGCGACCGGAAGGTCAGCCCACGCGCCCTCGCGCTTGCCCTCGCGATGCACGACGAGACTCCGATCGTGACGATGACCAGCTTCCTGGACTCGTTCACGACCTACGACGAGTCCGGGATGTTGCCCGCTCTCTCGGCGATTCCCACGCTCGTGCTGTGCGGTTCCGCGGACCTGATGACGCCGCCCACCCATTCGGTGTCGATCGCCGCACAGGTCGAGGACGTCGATTTCGTCTGCGTCGACGGCGCCGGCCATTCGGTGATCCTCGAACAGCCGACCGCGGTTGCCGACGCGATCGCTCGCCTCGTGACCCGGATCGGCGGCTCCGAGACCGCAGAAGACGCGAACCTGGTACTTACCGCCTAG
- a CDS encoding glyoxalase, giving the protein MSTTRLHQITHSAATTFSSSTDLTDALIRAAIAHGEHEKRTGAEDPNWPLWYAAYMVAEQAGTELPV; this is encoded by the coding sequence ATGAGCACCACACGGCTCCACCAGATCACCCACTCCGCCGCAACAACTTTCAGCAGCAGCACCGACCTGACCGATGCGCTGATTCGCGCAGCGATCGCTCACGGCGAACACGAGAAGCGCACCGGCGCAGAGGATCCGAACTGGCCCCTTTGGTACGCCGCCTACATGGTCGCCGAGCAGGCCGGGACGGAGCTGCCCGTCTAG